In Aegilops tauschii subsp. strangulata cultivar AL8/78 chromosome 3, Aet v6.0, whole genome shotgun sequence, one genomic interval encodes:
- the LOC109734344 gene encoding F-box protein At3g07870-like, whose translation MAAKRPNTVCLPQDVLASILVRLPGSDLRRLRGVCKEWRDIIADHTFIQAHMMHGPRAPLTHTIVFFPGFTYGSRKNPCNGHGFLFDEHWRLTAELIAGVWDDFVGACNGLLCFLEASQGSIKVVEPFTGESLVLPLPPEASGLRWTVNCGAYCFGYDATTRQFKIVHHDFLEDGALPLRAGEAIEDEELHVYTIGGGEGWRRLHVAFSVYGRAYGDLVYHQGSVYWPTCGREVNGRDEKLVRFDLATEKIMLVAAKHLRPPPEFQGRPKTVKFYRPADSTSCVITYGRCCEWDAWFPGAEEASLPEGCVLLDEGFDPGLYLCTNERSLVFGQRELLFEVGKDQPRERDHKYDGPTLFVPVPAHRRHQRLPIAGAPPHEQYYARTFGYAPTVSAAPLALYLGTPSP comes from the coding sequence ATGGCAGCCAAAAGGCCCAATACCGTGTGCCTGCCGCAAGACGTGCTGGCCAGCATCCTCGTCCGCCTCCCGGGGAGCGACCTCCGCCGCCTTCGTGGCGTCTGCAAAGAATGGCGGGACATCATCGCCGACCACACGTTCATCCAGGCGCACATGATGCACGGACCTCGGGCGCCTTTGACACACACCATCGTCTTCTTTCCCGGTTTCACCTACGGTAGCCGCAAAAATCCTTGCAATGGCCACGGTTTCCTCTTCGACGAGCATTGGAGGCTCACGGCCGAACTCATAGCCGGCGTGTGGGATGACTTCGTAGGCGCCTGCAATGGCCTGCTCTGCTTCCTGGAAGCTAGTCAGGGCTCCATCAAAGTCGTAGAACCGTTCACTGGTGAGTCGCTCGTGCTGCCGCTGCCGCCAGAGGCGTCGGGGCTAAGGTGGACTGTCAACTGTGGGGCATACTGCTTCGGTTACGACGCTACGACCAGACAGTTCAAGATCGTGCACCATGACTTTCTCGAAGATGGCGCTCTTCCGCTACGTGCGGGTGAGGCCATTGAAGATGAAGAGCTACACGTGTACACAATCGGAGGAGGCGAGGGCTGGAGAAGGCTGCATGTCGCTTTCTCGGTGTATGGCCGGGCATACGGTGACCTTGTGTACCACCAAGGGTCAGTGTACTGGCCCACATGTGGCCGTGAAGTAAATGGGCGTGATGAGAAGCTCGTGCGCTTCGACCTGGCAACAGAGAAGATCATGTTGGTGGCGGCCAAGCACCTGCGGCCGCCGCCGGAGTTCCAGGGGCGGCCGAAGACCGTGAAGTTTTATAGGCCGGCGGACTCGACATCTTGCGTGATTACCTATGGCCGATGCTGCGAGTGGGACGCGTGGTTTCCGGGAGCTGAAGAGGCCAGCTTGCCGGAGGGGTGCGTATTACTGGATGAAGGCTTCGACCCCGGGTTGTATCTTTGCACGAATGAAAGGAGTCTCGTATTCGGTCAGCGGGAGCTACTGTTTGAGGTGGGTAAGGATCAGCCGCGTGAGCGTGACCACAAGTACGATGGTCCAACGTTGTTCGTCCCAGTCCCGGCTCATCGTCGCCATCAACGGCTCCCGATAGCAGGAGCGCCGCCGCACGAACAATATTATGCAAGGACGTTTGGCTATGCCCCAACAGTTTCCGCCGCTCCATTAGCACTCTACTTAGGCACACCTAGTCCTTAG